Below is a genomic region from Thermithiobacillus plumbiphilus.
ATGGCGATCTCGCCAACGAGGATCCGCGCCTGCCACACCCGGATATCCTGAGCAGCGCCTTCGTGCTCAAGCCCCTGCGAGATCTTGCGCCGGACCTGCGCCATCCCGCCACCGGCAGGACGCTCGCCTGGCACTGGGCCGCCTTCGATCAGCTGGCGGCCCGGGACCTGAAGCCGGTCAGTGTCGATCTGAGCTGATCAATACACGCTGCGTCCGCCATCGACCGCCAGCACCTGCCCGGTCACGTAGGGCGCATCGAAGATGAAAAAGGCAATGGCTTTGGCCATGTCCTCGGGGCTGCCGGCGCGCTTGAGCGCGGTCTTGGCCAGCACCCGCTGGCGGGTGTCCTCGGCCGGCTGAGAGCCATCCGCCCAGAGCGCGACACCGGGGGCTATGGCATTGACGCGAATCTCCGGCCCAAGCTCCTTGGCCAGTGACTTGGTCAGCATGATGATGCCGGCCTTGGAGATGTTGTAGGGCAGATAATTGGCCAGGGGCCGGTCACCATAGATATCGGCGAGATTGATGATGCAGCCCTGGCTGGCACGCAGGTAGGGAATGGCCGCCTGGGCGAGAAAGAAGGGCGCGCGCAGGTTGGTGTCCAGCAGTTCCTGCCATTGATCGGGCGTCACCCCCTCGACGGGTGTGGGGTAGAAGGCCGATGCGTTGTTGATCAGGACATCCAGCCGTCCGAAGTGAGACGCTACCTGATCCACCAGGGGCGCGAGGGCGGCGATGTCCCGCAGGTCCGCCTGCAGCGTGAGCACCTCGATCCCGTATCGATCCCGAAGGCGGGATGCCAGCAGCTCGGCATCGCTTGCGGATCGGTTATAATGGATCGCAAGCTGCATGCCGCGCGCGGCCAGGTGTTCGGCAATGCCGGCGCCTACCCGTTTGGCGGCCCCGGTAATGAAGGCCACCTTGCCACTTGTCTCAGTCACTGCCACCTCCGGAAAATCCATGTCAGACCAGCCCCATTGTCCCAGCTCGAACGATCCCGTCAACCTGCGTAAGCCACCCGTCCTGCCGGAGCCCTCAGATGATGAGTTGGCCCATGCGGCGGCCCTGACTGACCGCATCCGCGCTGAAATCCAGCAGCAAGGCGGCATTCTGCCCTTTCGACGCTTTATGGAGATGGCGCTCTATGCGCCGGGGCTGGGCTATTATGTGGCCGGTCAGCAGCGTTTTGGGGCCGGCGGGGACTTCGTCACCGCGCCGGAGCTTGGGGATGTGTTTGCGCGCACCCTGGCGCATACCGTGGCCGCGGCTCTTTGGCAGGGCGGGGACATGATCCTGGAGTTCGGGGCCGGTAGCGGCGTGCTAGCAGCCGATCTGCTGCTGGCACTGGAGCACTTGGGCCTGGCCCCGGCGGAATATGCCATTCTCGAACTCAGCCCGGACCTG
It encodes:
- a CDS encoding pteridine reductase, giving the protein MTETSGKVAFITGAAKRVGAGIAEHLAARGMQLAIHYNRSASDAELLASRLRDRYGIEVLTLQADLRDIAALAPLVDQVASHFGRLDVLINNASAFYPTPVEGVTPDQWQELLDTNLRAPFFLAQAAIPYLRASQGCIINLADIYGDRPLANYLPYNISKAGIIMLTKSLAKELGPEIRVNAIAPGVALWADGSQPAEDTRQRVLAKTALKRAGSPEDMAKAIAFFIFDAPYVTGQVLAVDGGRSVY